The following coding sequences lie in one Candidatus Paceibacterota bacterium genomic window:
- the infB gene encoding translation initiation factor IF-2 gives MPKTQTQPNKLSPRPPVICVMGHVDHGKSTLLDYIRKTNVVEGEAGGITQKLSAYEVEHRDGAGKVHRLTFLDTPGHESFCQIRTRGADVADVAILVVSAEDGVKPQTLDALRCILVSKIPYVVAINKIDKPNADLERAKQSLAENEIYVEGYGGSIPCVPISAKTGVGVGDLLDLIILSAEMEERTADYGKLMTGVVIETAVDSRRGISATIIIKDGTWKQGEAIVAGESISPGRIVENFAGKKVGEATFSSPIKVVGFDSAPPVGSLCQTFKNKREAEAFVEDLKEKKLARLAGAKPVSKKIAENGEEPVETTPTLPIILKADLSGSLEALGYEVGKIKSDRVVVKIISQSVGDITESDIKAAGGKEGTLLVGFNVSADARAKAMAERIGIEIKTFDIIYQLTDWLKQAIIDRTPKKQVEAVGGQAKILKIFSTAKGKYILGGRVEEGAINLGDEVKIVRRENELGKGKVKNLQQGKKDTKEVLAGNEFGAQIESSIEIAPGDRLIAVKLVMI, from the coding sequence ATGCCAAAAACTCAAACCCAACCGAATAAACTCTCTCCTCGCCCGCCGGTTATCTGCGTGATGGGACATGTCGACCACGGCAAGTCGACGCTTTTGGATTACATCCGAAAAACCAATGTGGTTGAAGGTGAAGCCGGTGGCATCACTCAAAAGCTTTCGGCCTACGAAGTTGAGCACAGAGACGGCGCTGGCAAGGTCCACCGCCTGACTTTTCTCGACACTCCCGGCCACGAATCCTTTTGCCAAATCAGGACTCGCGGGGCCGATGTGGCTGATGTGGCAATTTTGGTCGTCTCGGCCGAAGATGGCGTCAAACCTCAAACTCTCGACGCTCTCCGCTGTATCCTCGTCAGCAAAATCCCTTATGTCGTCGCCATCAACAAAATCGACAAACCAAACGCCGATTTGGAGCGCGCCAAACAAAGCTTGGCCGAGAATGAAATTTATGTCGAGGGCTACGGTGGTAGTATTCCCTGTGTTCCGATTTCTGCCAAAACCGGAGTTGGCGTCGGCGACCTGCTTGATTTGATAATCTTGTCGGCAGAGATGGAAGAGCGCACCGCCGATTACGGCAAACTTATGACCGGTGTCGTGATTGAAACGGCCGTTGATTCGAGAAGGGGCATCTCCGCCACCATCATCATTAAGGACGGCACCTGGAAGCAAGGTGAAGCGATTGTCGCAGGTGAAAGTATTTCCCCGGGGCGAATTGTCGAAAATTTTGCCGGCAAGAAAGTTGGCGAGGCTACCTTCTCAAGCCCGATTAAAGTAGTCGGCTTCGATTCCGCCCCGCCAGTTGGCTCTCTTTGCCAAACCTTCAAGAACAAGCGTGAAGCGGAAGCCTTTGTCGAGGATTTGAAAGAGAAAAAATTGGCAAGACTCGCCGGCGCCAAGCCAGTTTCAAAGAAGATTGCCGAGAACGGTGAAGAGCCTGTGGAGACCACCCCTACCCTGCCAATCATTCTCAAGGCTGATTTGTCCGGTTCGCTCGAGGCTCTTGGTTATGAAGTTGGTAAAATTAAAAGCGACCGGGTGGTTGTAAAAATAATTTCTCAAAGCGTCGGCGATATTACCGAAAGCGATATCAAAGCCGCCGGCGGTAAGGAAGGAACTCTTCTTGTCGGTTTTAATGTTAGCGCCGACGCGAGAGCCAAAGCGATGGCCGAGCGAATTGGAATCGAAATTAAAACTTTTGATATCATCTACCAACTCACCGACTGGCTCAAGCAAGCGATTATCGACCGAACACCTAAAAAGCAGGTTGAGGCGGTGGGTGGTCAGGCTAAGATTCTTAAAATTTTTAGCACCGCCAAGGGCAAGTACATCCTCGGTGGCCGAGTCGAGGAGGGCGCCATCAATCTGGGCGATGAAGTCAAAATTGTCAGACGAGAAAACGAACTGGGTAAAGGCAAGGTCAAAAATCTTCAACAGGGCAAAAAGGACACCAAAGAGGTTCTGGCCGGCAACGAATTTGGCGCCCAAATTGAATCCAGTATCGAAATCGCTCCCGGTGACCGACTAATCGCAGTTAAGTTAGTAATGATTTAA
- a CDS encoding DUF4446 family protein, producing the protein MIYGLPTEQVIFYALIIVIVLLVAWIIRLEWKLNKLLVGKRSVSLDDSIATLDRRFNVLKIFKDQTETKLANLDSRLKKEGTAIETIRFNPFKGTGSGGNQSFATAFMSEAGDGVVISTLYSREHVSVFAKPITNFGSTFELTAEEKEAIKKAGEKLKN; encoded by the coding sequence ATGATTTACGGTCTGCCAACCGAGCAAGTTATTTTCTATGCCCTGATTATCGTCATCGTCCTTTTGGTTGCCTGGATTATCCGGCTCGAATGGAAACTGAATAAGCTTTTGGTCGGCAAAAGATCTGTGAGCCTTGACGATTCGATTGCCACCCTCGACCGCAGGTTTAATGTTTTAAAAATTTTTAAGGACCAGACCGAAACCAAGCTCGCCAATCTCGATAGTCGTCTAAAAAAAGAGGGTACGGCCATCGAGACTATCCGATTTAACCCATTTAAAGGCACCGGCTCGGGCGGCAATCAAAGTTTTGCCACAGCCTTCATGAGCGAGGCCGGCGACGGAGTTGTGATTTCCACTTTGTACTCGCGCGAGCATGTGAGCGTTTTTGCCAAGCCGATTACAAATTTCGGCTCGACTTTTGAACTAACCGCCGAGGAAAAAGAGGCGATCAAGAAAGCTGGCGAAAAACTGAAAAATTAG